In one Culex quinquefasciatus strain JHB chromosome 2, VPISU_Cqui_1.0_pri_paternal, whole genome shotgun sequence genomic region, the following are encoded:
- the LOC119766890 gene encoding translocation protein SEC62 — MADKKRSKKRKDEYTGPGEQEIEKATKDELKVAKWLKSNVPTKKTKFLNHNVEYFSAVRAIDALLASKFAQGDNCLFPHRQAVIDFMDEMLHHKLFHRARKVAVSEQELRGKSKKGSEKEKDQPKGAKDDKTTDGGESSHAEGKGGAAADKDKEKRKRKIRLEMHPEQLFVDGHEAYVWLYDPIPMHYWIFGALLVVGAIVICLFPLWPPLLRKGVYYLSIAAAGFLVFILGLAVLRFVIFCLVWIVTGGKHHFWLLPNLTEDVGFFASFWPLYDHEYKDGSTDKDKGKKKKKQKRDKDSDAEDEGATTNVPAKIDEGKEEDKAKIAADAESKLRNRRTGKGKVEEPASDEQEEEDDENDKNTPSESESEGSQRSSTGKDFEILEHDEVENSS; from the exons ATGGCGGATAAAAAACGCTCCAAGAAGCGCAAAGAT GAATACACCGGCCCGGGCGAGCAGGAGATCGAGAAGGCCACCAAGGACGAGCTGAAGGTGGCCAAGTGGCTCAAATCGAACGTCCCGACGAAGAAGACCAAGTTTCTGAATCACAACGTGGAGTACTTTTCGGCGGTGCGCGCCATCGACGCGCTGCTCGCGTCCAAGTTTGCCCAAGGCGACAACTGTCTGTTTCCGCACCGGCAGGCCGTAATCGACTTTATGGACGAAATGCTGCACCACAAGCTGTTTCACCGGGCACGGAAGGTCGCGGTGAGTGAGCAGGAGTTGCGCGGCAAGAGCAAGAAGGGCAGCGAGAAGGAAAAGGACCAGCCGAAGGGCGCTAAGGACGACAAGACGACGGACGGGGGCGAGAGTAGCCATGCCGAGGGCAAGGGAGGTGCCGCCGCCGACAAGGACAAGGAGAAACGCAAGCGCAAGATCCGGCTCGAGATGCACCCGGAGCAGCTGTTTGTGGACGGACACGAGGCGTACGTTTGGCTCTACGACCCGATCCCGATGCACTACTGGATCTTTGGGGCGTTGCTCGTGGTCGGTGCCATCGTGATCTGTCTGTTTCCGCTGTGGCCACCGCTGCTGCGGAAGGGAGTCTACTATCTCAGTATAGCGGCCGCCGGCTTCCTGGTGTTTATCCTCGGGTTGGCCGTGCTGCGGTTCGTCATCTTCTGTCTGGTTTGGATCGTGACCGGTGGCAAGCATCACTTCTGGCTGCTGCCGAATTTGACCGAGGACGTGGGCTTCTTCGCCTCGTTCTGGCCGTTGTATGAT CACGAATACAAGGACGGCAGCACGGACAAGGACAAGggcaagaagaagaaaaagcaaAAGCGCGACAAGGACAGCGACGCCGAGGACGAGGGCGCGACGACGAACGTTCCGGCCAAGATTGACGAGGGCAAAGAGGAAGACAAGGCCAAGATCGCCGCCGACGCGGAAAGCAAGCTGCGCAACCGACGAACGGGCAAGGGAAAGGTCGAGGAACCGGCCAGCGATGAGCAGGAGGAGGAAGACGACGAGAACGACAAAAA
- the LOC119767592 gene encoding zinc finger CCCH domain-containing protein 15 homolog — translation MPPKKPAAGPSKKTETKKKEKVIEDKTFGLKNKKGAKQQKFISQVEKQVKSGGHHNLAANPNAKKEEKEKKLKEQRELAALFKPVPTQKVEKGVDPKSILCAFFKQGTCTKGDKCKFSHDLTIERKAEKRSIHVDMRDGGEQANDTIENWTEEKLAEVVAKKHGKEKTMPTTTIICKYFLDAVERTLYGWFWECPNGEKCIYRHALPPGYVLKKDKKKLESLKEEISLVDLIERERAALGVNQTRVTLETFLAWKKRKILEKKQREQEEDERKRKDFKAGRQNGLSGREMFSFNPDLVDFGMDDGEEAIESYGRNEDDDEDTNEYKELDLSMLSLSIKEVDNTGTVAEEDRWAKMKATLPTVEENGEATAAAAGSTEPSAAPSDAAPINENLFLDEDLEGIDDELSDDDDDDDEGDEGGKSEKS, via the exons ATGCCTCCGAAGAAGCCTGCCGCCGGTCCTTCCAAGAAGACCGAGACCAAGAAGAAGGAGAAGGTCATCGAG GACAAAACCTTCGGTCTGAAAAACAAGAAAGGAGCCAAGCAGCAAAAGTTTATATCCCAGGTGGAGAAGCAGGTCAAGAGTGGTGGACACCACAACTTGGCGGCCAATCCGAATGCCAAGAAGGAAGAGAAGGAAAAGAAGCTGAAGGAGCAGCGCGAGTTGGCCGCCCTGTTCAAGCCGGTTCCGACGCAAAAGGTGGAAAAGGGCGTCGATCCGAAGTCGATTCTGTGTGCGTTCTTCAAGCAGGGCACCTGTACCAAGGGTGACAAGTGTAAGTTCTCCCACGATCTGACGATCGAGCGGAAGGCCGAAAAGCGGTCCATTCATGTGGACATGCGCGACGGCGGCGAGCAGGCCAACGACACGATCGAGAACTGGACCGAGGAGAAGCTGGCCGAGGTGGTGGCCAAAAAGCACGGCAAGGAGAAGACCatgccgacgacgacgatc ATTTGCAAATACTTCCTGGATGCGGTCGAGCGCACGTTGTACGGTTGGTTCTGGGAGTGTCCCAACGGGGAAAAGTGCATCTACCGGCACGCGCTTCCGCCCGGTTACGTGCTCAAGAAGGACAAGAAAAAGCTGGAATCGCTAAAGGAGGAAATTTCCCTGGTCGACCTGATCGAGCGCGAACGAGCTGCCCTCGGGGTGAACCAGACTCGCGTCACGCTGGAGACGTTCCTCGCGTGGAAAAAACGCAAGATTCTGGAGAAGAAGCAGCGCGAGCAGGAAGAGGACGAGCGCAAACGCAAGGACTTCAAGGCCGGTCGCCAGAACGGACTGTCCGGCAGGGAAATGTTCAGCTTCAACCCCGATCTGGTCGACTTTGGCATGGATGACGGCGAGGAGGCCATCGAGAGCTACGGCCGaaacgaggacgacgacgaggacaccAACGAGTACAAGGAACTGGACCTCAGCATGTTGTCGCTGTCGATCAAGGAGGTGGACAACACGGGAACCGTTGCCGAGGAGGACCGCTGGGCCAAGATGAAGGCGACGCTTCCCACGGTAGAGGAAAATGGAGAAGCCACGGCGGCAGCAGCAGGCTCGACGGAACCCAGCGCAGCACCCTCGGACGCGGCACCCATCAACGAGAACCTGTTCCTGGACGAAGACCTCGAAGGAATCGACGACGAGCTGAGcgatgacgacgatgatgatgatgagggAGATGAGGGAGGCAAAAGTGAAAAATCGTGA